CGCCGAACGCCAACAGATTCAGCCAGATCAGCATATCGGGCGGATTCCACGCGGCCAGCAGCAGTAAAAGCCCCAGAACCAGCGTTACGATGCCGGAAAGGCGCCGCAGCCGTGGCTCGTTATCCATCTGTTGCGGATAGAGGCGCAGATAGAGATCTTTCACGATCGTGGCGGAAGATTGCAGTAGTTGCGCGTTGATCGTCGACATGATCGCCGCCATTGGCGCCGCCAGAAAGATTCCGGCGGCGAACGGCGGCAGGACAGTCAGCATCAGGGTAGGAATGACGCGATCCGGAATGGTCAGATCGGGCAGGATCGCCCGGCCCAGCGCCCCCGCCAGATGCATGCCAAACACCAGCACCGAAACAACCATGGTGCCGAAAATAATGCCGCGGTGCACCGCCTTGCTGTCTTTATAAGAGATACAGCGCACGGCGGTGTGGGGCAGGCCGATCACGCCGAAGCAGACCAATACCATAAAGGAAGAAAGGAACGTGGGCGTAATTATATTATCGACGCCCTGCGGCGTAATTAGACGCGGATCGATCTGCTGCAGCTTGCTGACGGCGGCGTGCATGCCGCCTGCCGCATGCACAACGGCAAACAGCAGCAAAAAGGTGCCGATCAGCATCACCAGTCCCTGCATCGCATCGTTCAGCACGCTGGCGCGAAAGCCGCCAAAAGCGGTATAGAGGGCAATGGTGCCGCCGAAGATCAGCAAACCGGTGTCATAGGGAATGCCCGCGGCGGTTTCCAGCAGCCGGGCGCCGCCGATAAACTGTACGGTCATGGCGCCGACAAATGCCACCAGCAGACTAAGGCTGGCCAACCAAACCAGCAGCGGGCTGCGGTAGCGCGCGTAGAGCATATCGTTGAGGGTAACCGCATTGTAGCGCCGCGCCAGGATAGCGAACTTTTTACCCAACACGCCAAGCGATAACCAAACGGCGGGTACCTGAATCATCGCTAACAGCACCCAGCCCAGGCCATATTTGTATGCCGCGCCCGGCCCGCCAATAAAGGAGCTGGCGCTGATATAAGTGGTAGTCAACGTCATCGCCAGCACGAAGCCGCCCATTGAGCGGCCGCCTAGGAAGTATTCGTTAAGGAAGTTTCCCTGACGGCGTTTGCGCATCGCGTAAACCGAGAGCAGGGCGATTAACAGCAGATAACCGAGCAGAGGAAGGATCACTTCAGTTTGCATCATCATCCTCCAGCGGAATCTCGCGGAAGCAGACGCGAACCATCAGCCAACAAAGAAAAATAAATAACAGCGGCGCAAACAGGCAGGAAAGTTCAAACCAGCGCGGCAGGCCGGTTAAGCCGGGCTGCATGCCGCCCAGCCAGGCGCAAAGCGCCCAGACGGCCAGATAGGCCACGGCCAGCCAGAAGGACCAGCGCGCCTCACGGTGTGCCTGAATAAAGCGCGTATCGACAAGAGTGCTTTTCATCATCAGCAAAACCAGAAAGAAAAAAGGCCGGACAAGCCGGCCTCAGACAGGGCAACAGGAAATTATTTCTCTGCCAGACCCAGTTTTTTCTCCAGATAGTGGATATTAGTGCCACCGTGCTGGAAGTTTTCGTCGCACATGATCTTCATCTGCAGTTCAACGTTGGTTTTTATCCCGTCGATGATCAGTTCAGCCAGCGCGTTTTTCATGCGGGCAATCGCCACGTCACGGTTTTCACCGTAGGTGATCAGCTTGCCAATCATGGAGTCATAGTATGGCGGCACGGTGTAACCGGCATAAATATGCGATTCCCAACGCACGCCGAAACCACCCGGCGCGTGGAAGCGCGTGATTTTGCCCGGGCTTGGCAGGAAGGTATTAGGATCTTCCGCGTTGATACGGCACTCCACCGCGTGGCCTTTCACCACGACTTCTTCCTGTTTGATCGACAGCGGCTGACCGGCAGCAACACGTAGCTGCTCTTTGATCAGATCCACGCCGGTAATCATCTCGGTAACCGGATGCTCAACCTGAATACGGGTGTTCATCTCGATAAAGTAGAACTCGCCGTTTTCATACAGGAACTCAAAAGTACCCGCACCGCGATAGCCGATCTCAACGCAGGCCTGGGTACAACGCTCGCCGATATAACGGCGCATTTCTGCCGTAATGCCCGGCGCCGGCGCTTCTTCCACCACTTTCTGGTGACGACGCTGCATAGAGCAGTCGCGTTCAGCCAGATAGATAGCGTTGCCCTGACCGTCCGCCAGCACCTGAATTTCGATGTGGCGCGGGTTCTCCAGGTACTTCTCCATGTAGACCATGTCGTTGTTGAAAGCGGCTTTCGCTTCCGCACGCGTCATGTTGATGGAGGTTTCCAGCTCTTTATCGCTACGGACAACGCGCATACCGCGTCCGCCGCCGCCGCCGGAGGCTTTGATAATGACCGGATAGCCGATACGTTTCGCGATCGACCGATTTTTCTCCATGTCATCGCCCAGCGGACCGTCAGAACCAGGTACGCAAGGTACGCCCGCTTTTTTCATCGCGTTGATTGCGGAAACTTTATCGCCCATCAGACGAATCGTTTCGGCACGCGGCCCGATGAAAATAAAGCCGGAGCGCTCAACCTGCTCGGCAAAGTCAGCGTTTTCAGACAGGAAGCCGTAGCCCGGATGAATAGCCACCGCGCCGGTGATTTCCGCAGCGGAGATCAGCGCCGGAATATTCAGATAGCTTTTTACTGACGGCGCCGGACCGATACAAACGGTCTCGTCAGCCAGCAGTACATGTTTTAAATCACGATCCGCGGTGGAGTGAACCGCAACGGTTTTGATGCCCAGTTCTTTACAGGCACGCAAAATACGCAGGGCAATCTCACCACGGTTGGCAATAACAATTTTATCCAGCATGGTTCGCCTCGTTATTCGATGACGACCAGCGGCTCGTCAAACTCAACAGGTTGACCGCTCTCGACCAGGATAGCTTTAACCACGCCCGCCTTGTCTGCTTCGATCTGGTTCATCATTTTCATGGCTTCAACGATGCACAGGGTATCGCCGATATTGACCTTCTGGCCCACTTCAACAAACGCTTTAGCATCCGGGCTCGGGGTGCGGTAGAAGGTTCCGACCATCGGTGAGCGAACAATGTGACCACTCAGTTCAGCGGCGGCAGGCGCTTCGATCGCTGGCGCGCTGGCTGGGGCAACGGCGGTAGCCAGCGCCGGCTGCGGAGCCGGTACAGCGTAAGCCTGTTGCATCATGGGATAAGGAGCGGCTGCAGGTGCGCGGCTGATACGAACTGATTCTTCGCCTTCGGAAATTTCAAGTTCAGCGATACCGGATTCTTCAACCAGTTCGATCAGTTTTTTAATCTTACGAATATCCATGAGTGTGGTTCCGTACTCTGTTTAATTTGATTTTGACAGGCGTTTTACTGCCGTTTGTAAAGCCCAGGAGTAACCGTCGACGCCAAGTCCACAGATTACACCGGCAGCAATATCAGAAAGCCAGGAATGGTGGCGGAAAGGCTCGCGGGCATGCACGTTAGTGATATGCACCTCGATAAAGGGAATATCCACCGCCAGCAGCGCATCACGAAGCGCTACGCTGGTATGCGTGAAAGCCGCCGGGTTGATAATGATGTAATCAACGTTGCCTCTCGCCTCGTGAATACGATCAATCAGAACGTGTTCTGCATTCGACTGTAAATGGCTTAGTTTCACATTCAACGCGCTGGCCTGCGATGTCAGATCGTCTACGATCCCGGACAGCGTGGTATGCCCATATTTGTCTGGCTCACGCGTCCCCAATAAATTGAGGTTGGGGCCATTCAAGAGCAGAATATGAAAATTATGCGCCATTATGCTGCTATCTCCTGCAATAAGTGAGGCATCGCGTAAAATACCTCGTGAAAAGCCATTTGTCACCTTTCTGAAGTGAAAAAGAGGCTTTCATCGCAACCGAAGCCGGGCATTATATCTATTTCGTTACTTTTCGCAGCTAAATACTGGTCGTATCTGCGGAGATTATCAACGCGAGCGGAAAAACTTTCTCTGAAGTTAGGCAGATATGTGGGATGCGGCACAAATTATGCCGCTATTTGGGCCACCAACGGCGAAATTTCTTATAACGCCAGGCCAGCAGGAGAATCGCCAGCAACACATAGAGAAGCGGCTGCGGAGAAACCACTTTAACTGACCAGATATAGTGGATGGGCGCAAGAATCGCGACCAGATAGATAAAGTTGTGCAGCGTTTGCCAATGTGGCCCAAGTCTGCGCTGAAACTTCTGCAACGAGGTAATCGCCAGCGCCAGCAGGATGACCCAACTAATAATGCCCAGCGTTAGATAAGGACGCGAAATTAATTCGGCGCCGAGCAGCGACAGATTATTGATGCCCAGTTCCAGCAGCGCGTAGCTTGCCAGATGCAGCGTGGCCCAGGCAAAACACCATAACCCCAGCAGGCGTCGTACGCGAATCAACAGCGGCTGGCGGCCATAGCGCGCCAGCGGCGTCACCAACAGCGTTGCCAGCAAAAACTTTAACGCCGTGCGCCCGGTAAAATGCTGAATATCTTTCGCCGGGTCGGCGCTAAATCCGCTGCCCTGTAGCACGGAGAAAATCAGCCACAGCAGGGGCAACAGGCCGGCCAGATGCAGCAGCACTTTCAGGCTCGTTATCTGTTTTAACGTCAGGCGCACTCAATAATTCTCCCTTAAATCCAGCCCGCGGTAGAGAGAGGCAACCTGTTCGCCATAGCCGTTAAATAACAGCGTAGGCTGCCGTTTAACATCCAGAATGCCGCCGCTGCCGATAAAACGCTCGCTGGCCTGCGACCAACGCGGATGATCGACGTGCGGGTTTACATTGGCGAAAAAGCCGTACTCATCCGGCGCCAGCTGATTCCAGGTGGTAGGCGGACGATCGCGCGTCAGTTTGATATGCACAATCGACTTAATGTTTTTAAAACCATATTTCCACGGCACCGTCAGACGGATCGGCGCGCCATTCTGCGGCGGCAGGGCTTTGCCATAAACGCCGGTGGTAAGCAGCGTCAGCGGATGCATCGCCTCATCCAGGCGTAAACCTTCGACATAGGGATAATCCAGCCCGCCGCCAATAAAGCGATCCTTTTGCCCTGGCATCTGGTCAGGTGCGTACAGCGTTTGAAAGGCGACATAGCGCGCATTGCCGGTCGGTTCGGCCGCTTTGAGCAATGCGCCTAATTCGAAGCCAATCCAGGGGATAACCATCGACCAGGCTTCAACGCAGCGCATACGATAAATACGCTGCTGCTGGGGAAAACGTTTAAATATATCGTCCATATCCAGCGTCAGCGGCTTCGCCACTTCACCATCGATACGAATTTTCCAGTTCTCTGTTTTTAGCGTGCCGGCGTTGGCGGCAGGGTCCGCTTTATCCAGGCCGAACTCATAAAAATTATTGTAACCGCTGACCTTTTCCTCTGGCGTGAGCGGCAGCGCCGCCTGCCAGGCGTCGGGTTTACTGAAATCCAGCGG
This Mixta hanseatica DNA region includes the following protein-coding sequences:
- the msrQ gene encoding protein-methionine-sulfoxide reductase heme-binding subunit MsrQ produces the protein MRLTLKQITSLKVLLHLAGLLPLLWLIFSVLQGSGFSADPAKDIQHFTGRTALKFLLATLLVTPLARYGRQPLLIRVRRLLGLWCFAWATLHLASYALLELGINNLSLLGAELISRPYLTLGIISWVILLALAITSLQKFQRRLGPHWQTLHNFIYLVAILAPIHYIWSVKVVSPQPLLYVLLAILLLAWRYKKFRRWWPK
- a CDS encoding YhdT family protein, with translation MKSTLVDTRFIQAHREARWSFWLAVAYLAVWALCAWLGGMQPGLTGLPRWFELSCLFAPLLFIFLCWLMVRVCFREIPLEDDDAN
- the msrP gene encoding protein-methionine-sulfoxide reductase catalytic subunit MsrP, coding for MKPVNKLTEADVTPETIFHQQRRQVLKALGLSAAALSVPGGAQADVLSWFKGNDRPPAPAGRPLDFSKPDAWQAALPLTPEEKVSGYNNFYEFGLDKADPAANAGTLKTENWKIRIDGEVAKPLTLDMDDIFKRFPQQQRIYRMRCVEAWSMVIPWIGFELGALLKAAEPTGNARYVAFQTLYAPDQMPGQKDRFIGGGLDYPYVEGLRLDEAMHPLTLLTTGVYGKALPPQNGAPIRLTVPWKYGFKNIKSIVHIKLTRDRPPTTWNQLAPDEYGFFANVNPHVDHPRWSQASERFIGSGGILDVKRQPTLLFNGYGEQVASLYRGLDLRENY
- the aroQ gene encoding type II 3-dehydroquinate dehydratase, translating into MAHNFHILLLNGPNLNLLGTREPDKYGHTTLSGIVDDLTSQASALNVKLSHLQSNAEHVLIDRIHEARGNVDYIIINPAAFTHTSVALRDALLAVDIPFIEVHITNVHAREPFRHHSWLSDIAAGVICGLGVDGYSWALQTAVKRLSKSN
- the panF gene encoding sodium/pantothenate symporter, translating into MQTEVILPLLGYLLLIALLSVYAMRKRRQGNFLNEYFLGGRSMGGFVLAMTLTTTYISASSFIGGPGAAYKYGLGWVLLAMIQVPAVWLSLGVLGKKFAILARRYNAVTLNDMLYARYRSPLLVWLASLSLLVAFVGAMTVQFIGGARLLETAAGIPYDTGLLIFGGTIALYTAFGGFRASVLNDAMQGLVMLIGTFLLLFAVVHAAGGMHAAVSKLQQIDPRLITPQGVDNIITPTFLSSFMVLVCFGVIGLPHTAVRCISYKDSKAVHRGIIFGTMVVSVLVFGMHLAGALGRAILPDLTIPDRVIPTLMLTVLPPFAAGIFLAAPMAAIMSTINAQLLQSSATIVKDLYLRLYPQQMDNEPRLRRLSGIVTLVLGLLLLLAAWNPPDMLIWLNLLAFGGLEAVFLWPLVLGLYWEKANAAGALSAMIVGAACYTLLAALQLQPAGFHPIVPALLLSLLAFIIGNLFGRSASASDASSLYE
- the accC gene encoding acetyl-CoA carboxylase biotin carboxylase subunit; this translates as MLDKIVIANRGEIALRILRACKELGIKTVAVHSTADRDLKHVLLADETVCIGPAPSVKSYLNIPALISAAEITGAVAIHPGYGFLSENADFAEQVERSGFIFIGPRAETIRLMGDKVSAINAMKKAGVPCVPGSDGPLGDDMEKNRSIAKRIGYPVIIKASGGGGGRGMRVVRSDKELETSINMTRAEAKAAFNNDMVYMEKYLENPRHIEIQVLADGQGNAIYLAERDCSMQRRHQKVVEEAPAPGITAEMRRYIGERCTQACVEIGYRGAGTFEFLYENGEFYFIEMNTRIQVEHPVTEMITGVDLIKEQLRVAAGQPLSIKQEEVVVKGHAVECRINAEDPNTFLPSPGKITRFHAPGGFGVRWESHIYAGYTVPPYYDSMIGKLITYGENRDVAIARMKNALAELIIDGIKTNVELQMKIMCDENFQHGGTNIHYLEKKLGLAEK
- the accB gene encoding acetyl-CoA carboxylase biotin carboxyl carrier protein, which produces MDIRKIKKLIELVEESGIAELEISEGEESVRISRAPAAAPYPMMQQAYAVPAPQPALATAVAPASAPAIEAPAAAELSGHIVRSPMVGTFYRTPSPDAKAFVEVGQKVNIGDTLCIVEAMKMMNQIEADKAGVVKAILVESGQPVEFDEPLVVIE